A segment of the Candidatus Microthrix subdominans genome:
GACGGCATCAGCGAGGTGTTGGACGAGCTCGCTCGACACACCTTCGATCCCCCGTCGTCCAGCCTGCGGGACCGTATGGCCCAAGGCATCGGATTCGTCACCTTCGCCTTCGACATCGACGGAGTGTCGATGGAGATCGCCAAGTATGCGAGGTGCCTCACCGAGATCTCGCCCGGTGCCCCGATCCATTGCATAGCGGGAAACTTCGGCGAGAAGGCGGACGCCATCCTCGACCCGGAGTGGCAACGCTGCCGGTTGGAGGGAGCAGACGGCTGGGACAAGTGGGACGATGGCAAGTGGTTCGCCCGTCTTTTCTTCGAGGACCTGCCGCCGGGGAGTCAGCAGTCAAGCGAGCTGTCGGCCGAGATGTGGCAGCAGGCGCTCGTCCTCGCTGAGCGGCTCGTTAACTACATCGAGGACAACCACCTCGGCCTCCTCGTCATCGTCAATACGAACTCCAACCCCGGCAATGTGGCCTACGCGCTGGCCATCGTGCTCGCAACCGAGGTGACCGGTTGCGCGGTCATCAACAACAACCACGACTTCTACTGGGAAGGCGGCAAGGCCGGATGCAAACGCAACCCGGGTGAAGAACCCGGCCCGCGTGACCACTTCTTCCGTAACCACGACAACGAGGAGTTCTTCTCCTTCCTCCAACGCATCTTTCCGTGGAACGGTCGCAATTGGGTACAGGCCAACATCAACCCGGTGCAATCGCGGCGTCTCATCGACCGGTTCCACTTCCATCCCGACAGCGTCTTCACGATCGGAACCGCCATCGATGCCAGCTTCTTCGATGAACCCACGCCGGCGCGCAAGGTCGAGAACCGTCGGCAAATGGCTCACGTGCTCGGCGGAACCCCGGTGATCGAGCCCGCCTCCGTCGGTCGCTTTCAGCAGACGCTCGGCACGTGGATGGCCGATCAAGCGCCGCTGGTGTGCGCGGCACATCGCGATCTGCAGCTCGACATCACCGCCGACGGTGCGCTCTATCTCTTGCAGCCGACCCGTATCGTGCCTCGCAAGCGCATCTGGAGGGACTGGGAACTGATCGCCGCGCTTCTGCAGTACGAGCCGTTCCGGTTCGTGTTCGATCAACGTCCCGAAATGACCCTGACGCTCCACGTCAGCGGGCCGGTTCCGATCGAGCATCGAGATGCGATGGACCGGCTGCTCGACGCGTACAGGTCGACGCTGAACTCGGTGCCCTTGGACGTCGGTCGCCGGCTTTTCCAAGCCTTCTCCGTCGGATGCCAAACCCATCCGTCACTGACGACCAAGCTCGACATTGTCGACATCTATCATCTCGCCGACCTGGTGGTGTTTCCGAGCATGCAGGAGGGTCGCGGCCTGCCGATCCCGGAGGCGGCCGCTGCGGGCATCCCCCTCGTCTGTAGCGAGTACGAACCCCGGGCAGTATTCGAGGAGGTCGTCGGAATGGGCCGCCCTTCAGAGCAGGTGATCCTCTACGAGGAGTTTCCGGACGGTGCGTTCCCAGAGGACCTCCTGGCCAGCCTCACCTCCGCCCTCCTCGATCCGGAGAGCCAGTCCGAACGGAAGGCGCACAACCGCAAGGCGGTCCTCGCCCGCTACTCGCTCGATTCGCTGACGGACACCTTCAGGCAGATCGTCGATCGCCTCGATCGCGCATCGGAGTCTCAGTGACGCACGTCTGCTTCATCGAGGACACCCACCTTCACGGCGGGACCCAGATCTGGGTGACCGAAGCCGTTCGGGTGTTCTTGGCGAAAGGCCACGAGGTCACGCTGCTGACTCCCTCCGGAGGATTCGTTGCCCGGGACGGCGTGACCACCGACGCGCGGGTGGTCACCTACGGGTTCGACGACGTCGTGTCCGAGGACGTCGCCCACCAGAACCTTTGGATCGATGCCTTGGCAGCGGCGGACGTTGCGGTCTGCACCGTCCATCCTCCTCGGGACGGCTTCCATTGCTCCCGGTTTGCTGCGCGGTGCATCGAGCAGGCGGGCCTGTCGACGGTGTTGCAGCCCAAGACCGGCACGATCGTCCCGGAGTACCTGCGCGAG
Coding sequences within it:
- a CDS encoding glycosyltransferase, with amino-acid sequence MRIEDLKQRHVDTGDGISEVLDELARHTFDPPSSSLRDRMAQGIGFVTFAFDIDGVSMEIAKYARCLTEISPGAPIHCIAGNFGEKADAILDPEWQRCRLEGADGWDKWDDGKWFARLFFEDLPPGSQQSSELSAEMWQQALVLAERLVNYIEDNHLGLLVIVNTNSNPGNVAYALAIVLATEVTGCAVINNNHDFYWEGGKAGCKRNPGEEPGPRDHFFRNHDNEEFFSFLQRIFPWNGRNWVQANINPVQSRRLIDRFHFHPDSVFTIGTAIDASFFDEPTPARKVENRRQMAHVLGGTPVIEPASVGRFQQTLGTWMADQAPLVCAAHRDLQLDITADGALYLLQPTRIVPRKRIWRDWELIAALLQYEPFRFVFDQRPEMTLTLHVSGPVPIEHRDAMDRLLDAYRSTLNSVPLDVGRRLFQAFSVGCQTHPSLTTKLDIVDIYHLADLVVFPSMQEGRGLPIPEAAAAGIPLVCSEYEPRAVFEEVVGMGRPSEQVILYEEFPDGAFPEDLLASLTSALLDPESQSERKAHNRKAVLARYSLDSLTDTFRQIVDRLDRASESQ